One genomic region from Spirosoma sp. KCTC 42546 encodes:
- a CDS encoding TonB-dependent receptor, which produces MHYPLLNRNVWVRIMKISSLQILLALTLANISLAFDGRAQELLNRRVSISAQNEDVEVTFKRIEKLANVQFLFSREVIQSKRKINYQAKNEELSQVLSHILTPLNLSYEVVGQQIIIKRDLAPSAFPQDKTSAEIKVDQALDKQLTGRVTAENGEGLPGVNIQIKGTTRGTTTDGNGNFRLAIPDEAGTVLVFSFIGYTTQEVAVGARSVVNTTLVADDKTLSEVVVVGYGTQRKRDVTGSVVSVNETTLKEVPAPNIVNQLKGRAAGVSIISNGSTPGSQGQIRIRGNRTLTTSSSGSDGLDGPLVVVDGIPYGGLNDINPDDIANLEILKDASATAIYGSRGSGGVILITTKRGKIGKPVFSYDGYHGVTNIMGKFNVMNGPEYAQFKDDATKYNRTSPGTTAYPLTQKEKDALAAGISTDWQDLLYKTGFNTNHQLSMVGGVENTQYSMGLGYFNETGIIPSQKFERYTIRATIDQRIGKRIKVGLNTLNTLTYTNTPGGGGIPGGLVRTTPLAAPYNADGTVNLFPAEGSIDAAGVSPLTIITKTDSYLGRTRSLRTFNSIYAEVNILPGLRYRMNAGLNFSQSNYNGYNGPLTYFNSATVQSSSNAEISNTEYWDINLQHLLYYDKTFGKHRLGFTGLYEITKNHSLGSRFTITGVPADYIKTSNFSLASGTPVANSDFGNSFSELGLLSYMGRVNYSYNDRYLLTLTLRRDGSSTLSPGNQYFNYPAIGAGWNIIEEGFMKAAPVVSNLKLRGSWGLSGNRNVGAYSTLGALSAGYYNFGTSTAGQQLAYTVTSLPATGLGWQSTSQIDLGIDFGFLNNRITGSVDWYHQQTKDILLSVPLPPSNGAGSTLKNLGRTEGKGLETALTVDIFRNPKGFNWSADLTYFFNREKITQLTTPTELSNLGAGWFVGQPLSVIFDYKKIGIWQTSDKENGTLAKQTSPVQFPGQIRVEDVNGDGKIDPSDRQILGNFQPNWEGGITNRFSFKNFDLSIVTFARMGMKVIVPYLTGNSTGSGGFAFYNQGRVNQVKTDYWTETNPTNAFPAPDAGSAVAYFGSTLGYYDGSFIKVRSINLGYTFSSAAIRKIGMSSARIYFNATNPLILYSPLVSQKLAVDPEGNSYASGQSTLNPQGASERGTPERQISVNLNNPPVRQFTLGVNLKF; this is translated from the coding sequence ATGCATTACCCTTTACTTAACCGCAATGTGTGGGTCAGGATTATGAAAATTTCAAGCCTGCAAATCTTACTTGCACTTACCCTGGCTAATATAAGCTTAGCCTTCGATGGCAGAGCCCAGGAACTCTTGAATCGACGAGTCAGTATCTCCGCCCAAAATGAGGATGTCGAGGTAACGTTCAAGCGAATTGAAAAACTGGCTAATGTGCAATTCTTATTTAGCCGGGAAGTCATTCAGTCGAAACGAAAAATCAACTACCAGGCTAAAAATGAGGAGCTTTCTCAGGTGTTGAGTCATATTCTGACTCCGCTCAATTTGAGTTATGAAGTAGTTGGTCAGCAAATTATCATAAAAAGAGACCTCGCTCCCTCGGCCTTCCCGCAGGACAAAACCTCCGCAGAGATCAAGGTTGACCAGGCGCTGGATAAACAACTAACTGGCCGGGTCACGGCTGAAAACGGCGAGGGGTTACCGGGCGTTAATATTCAGATAAAGGGCACGACGCGTGGTACAACTACGGATGGGAACGGTAATTTTAGACTGGCCATTCCCGACGAAGCTGGCACCGTACTCGTTTTTTCTTTCATTGGCTATACCACGCAGGAGGTAGCCGTTGGGGCTCGCTCGGTCGTTAATACTACGTTAGTTGCCGATGACAAAACCCTTAGTGAAGTTGTGGTTGTGGGCTATGGTACCCAGCGCAAACGGGATGTTACGGGGTCGGTTGTTTCTGTGAATGAGACTACCTTGAAGGAAGTCCCCGCCCCAAACATCGTTAACCAGTTAAAAGGCCGTGCGGCTGGTGTTTCGATTATCAGTAACGGATCTACACCCGGTTCGCAGGGGCAGATCAGAATCCGGGGAAACAGAACCTTAACCACCAGTTCGAGCGGAAGTGATGGGCTGGATGGTCCGTTAGTGGTTGTCGATGGCATACCCTATGGCGGGCTCAATGATATAAACCCGGATGATATCGCTAACCTCGAAATCCTGAAAGATGCCTCCGCTACAGCCATTTACGGGTCGAGAGGCTCAGGGGGCGTTATCCTGATTACTACAAAGCGGGGTAAAATTGGGAAGCCGGTATTCAGCTATGACGGTTATCATGGCGTGACCAACATTATGGGCAAATTCAATGTGATGAATGGCCCGGAATATGCTCAGTTTAAAGACGATGCGACCAAATATAACCGCACCAGTCCTGGCACGACCGCCTATCCGCTTACGCAGAAAGAAAAGGATGCTTTAGCCGCTGGTATTTCAACCGACTGGCAGGATTTACTCTATAAAACCGGCTTCAATACCAACCATCAGTTAAGTATGGTGGGCGGAGTGGAAAATACGCAGTATTCGATGGGCCTGGGGTATTTCAATGAGACCGGTATTATTCCCAGTCAGAAGTTTGAACGCTACACCATCCGAGCCACGATCGACCAACGTATTGGCAAACGGATTAAGGTGGGATTGAACACGCTGAATACCCTTACGTATACCAATACGCCGGGTGGCGGGGGTATTCCGGGCGGTTTGGTGCGTACTACACCCCTGGCAGCGCCGTATAATGCCGACGGTACAGTAAACCTGTTCCCGGCAGAAGGCTCCATTGATGCCGCCGGGGTAAGCCCCTTAACGATCATCACCAAAACCGATTCGTATCTGGGCCGTACCCGTTCGTTACGGACATTCAATAGTATATATGCTGAGGTGAATATTTTGCCTGGCCTGCGGTATCGGATGAATGCGGGGTTGAATTTTAGCCAGTCGAACTACAATGGCTATAACGGCCCACTAACCTATTTTAACTCGGCTACAGTTCAGTCATCTTCCAATGCTGAAATTAGCAATACGGAATACTGGGACATCAACCTTCAGCACCTGTTGTATTATGACAAGACGTTTGGGAAACATAGACTGGGCTTTACCGGGCTGTATGAAATCACGAAAAACCATTCATTGGGCAGCCGATTTACAATAACGGGGGTTCCGGCCGATTACATTAAGACGTCTAATTTCTCACTGGCATCCGGGACACCCGTTGCCAATTCGGACTTTGGTAACTCCTTTTCAGAACTCGGTCTGCTTTCCTATATGGGTCGGGTGAATTATAGCTACAATGATCGCTACCTGTTAACCCTAACGTTGCGTCGCGATGGCTCGTCTACCTTATCGCCCGGTAATCAGTACTTTAACTATCCGGCGATTGGCGCTGGCTGGAACATTATCGAGGAGGGTTTTATGAAAGCAGCCCCTGTCGTATCGAACCTGAAACTGCGGGGTAGCTGGGGATTGTCTGGAAATAGAAACGTAGGTGCTTATTCCACACTGGGAGCCTTATCGGCAGGCTATTACAATTTTGGAACGAGCACCGCCGGTCAGCAGCTCGCCTACACGGTTACCAGTCTGCCAGCTACGGGTCTGGGGTGGCAGTCGACCTCCCAGATCGATCTTGGGATTGACTTTGGCTTCCTGAACAACCGAATTACGGGTTCGGTCGATTGGTATCACCAGCAAACCAAAGATATTCTGTTGTCGGTGCCGCTGCCGCCCAGTAATGGAGCTGGTTCGACCCTGAAAAACCTGGGACGAACGGAAGGCAAAGGACTAGAGACCGCCCTAACAGTCGATATTTTCAGAAATCCGAAAGGCTTCAACTGGAGCGCCGATCTAACGTATTTCTTTAACCGGGAGAAAATCACCCAGCTCACAACCCCAACTGAACTGTCCAATTTAGGGGCAGGCTGGTTTGTGGGACAACCCCTTTCGGTGATTTTCGACTACAAAAAAATTGGTATCTGGCAAACCTCAGATAAAGAGAACGGGACGTTGGCCAAACAAACCTCACCGGTTCAGTTCCCAGGCCAAATTCGGGTGGAAGACGTGAATGGCGACGGGAAGATTGATCCGTCTGACCGGCAGATTCTGGGCAATTTTCAACCCAACTGGGAGGGAGGCATTACGAACCGGTTCAGCTTCAAAAACTTTGATCTGTCTATCGTAACCTTTGCCCGCATGGGAATGAAAGTAATCGTGCCCTACCTAACCGGTAACTCTACGGGTTCGGGCGGGTTTGCATTCTACAATCAGGGCCGGGTAAACCAGGTCAAAACCGATTACTGGACAGAAACAAACCCGACCAATGCCTTCCCAGCGCCCGATGCCGGTAGTGCTGTCGCCTATTTCGGCTCTACCTTAGGCTATTACGACGGTTCGTTCATTAAAGTTAGAAGTATCAATCTGGGCTATACCTTTTCCAGCGCAGCAATCCGGAAAATCGGGATGAGTTCGGCCCGGATTTACTTCAATGCAACCAATCCGCTAATTCTTTACTCGCCATTGGTTAGCCAGAAACTGGCTGTCGATCCGGAAGGAAACAGCTATGCCAGTGGCCAGTCGACCCTGAATCCGCAGGGTGCCAGCGAACGCGGTACGCCAGAGCGTCAGATTTCTGTGAACCTGAACAACCCACCCGTACGACAATTCACGCTGGGGGTAAATCTTAAATTTTAA
- a CDS encoding FecR family protein, protein MRLPENLITVEDFLENDAFRTWVMERRPEDQLYWQEWLAQNPHKRDIYEQAVATFLVIQGKNVDLSNQQIVNKAEKIIETISDTPPVMKTLLYWGRWVAAAAVVGLILYWQFDKPIASQFALSDKKTEQSIRDESWKLVKNVTGQPVVVLLPDNSSVLLTTGSQLRFRKQANQRVREVFLQGEGFFEVTKNPAKPFIVYTTNLTTKVLGTSFQVRSFDNEATAFVKVKTGKVTVTPASSPDKSVLLTVNQELKLEAGSEPIVKHKNFLLDGNASAIITESFAFNYTPIPEVLDELAQSYHMPIQYDRELLANCTFTGQLNDQPYLEKIRLICLTIESTFEVVDNQIVIHSRGCK, encoded by the coding sequence ATGCGCCTTCCTGAAAATCTTATAACCGTTGAGGATTTTTTAGAAAACGACGCCTTTCGGACCTGGGTCATGGAACGGCGTCCGGAAGATCAGCTATACTGGCAGGAATGGTTGGCTCAGAACCCCCATAAAAGAGATATTTATGAACAGGCGGTCGCTACATTCTTAGTTATCCAGGGAAAAAATGTTGACCTGTCAAACCAGCAGATAGTAAATAAGGCCGAAAAAATAATTGAGACTATTTCGGATACACCACCAGTCATGAAGACGCTATTGTACTGGGGGCGTTGGGTTGCTGCGGCAGCAGTAGTTGGTCTGATTCTTTATTGGCAGTTTGATAAACCCATTGCCAGTCAATTTGCACTATCCGATAAAAAAACAGAGCAATCAATAAGGGATGAAAGCTGGAAACTAGTGAAGAACGTAACGGGGCAACCTGTCGTCGTGCTATTGCCAGATAACTCCTCAGTTCTCCTGACAACGGGTAGCCAACTGCGTTTTCGCAAACAGGCAAATCAGCGGGTTCGGGAGGTTTTCCTTCAGGGAGAGGGTTTTTTTGAAGTGACCAAAAATCCGGCGAAACCATTTATCGTCTACACCACCAACCTGACCACTAAAGTACTCGGAACCAGTTTTCAGGTACGTTCTTTTGACAATGAAGCCACTGCCTTTGTTAAAGTAAAGACGGGTAAGGTAACCGTTACGCCCGCTAGCTCTCCCGATAAATCGGTATTACTTACGGTAAACCAGGAGCTTAAGCTAGAAGCTGGTTCTGAACCTATAGTTAAGCATAAAAACTTTTTGCTGGATGGGAATGCATCGGCGATTATCACGGAGTCATTTGCGTTCAACTACACGCCCATTCCTGAAGTACTTGACGAGCTTGCCCAAAGCTACCATATGCCAATTCAATATGACCGGGAATTGCTTGCCAATTGCACATTCACCGGGCAACTCAATGACCAACCATATCTGGAAAAGATCAGACTAATTTGCCTTACCATTGAGTCTACTTTTGAGGTCGTTGATAATCAAATAGTTATCCATAGTCGTGGATGTAAATAA
- a CDS encoding RagB/SusD family nutrient uptake outer membrane protein → MKTIKVWSILGLVALFNLGCEKILQENPQSQIVPSYFNSPSGVLGGIAGVYNDIRGQWGTEGFTVEMQAGTDEFLQGASSGGVPPYTYNGLNGSNFGSAWGVAFQDINTLNGVLKYGQTIDLPEATRKQYLAQAKFLRAFWYFYLVQTWGDVPLSTEFITTPSQAASRQPVAQVYELIIKDLTESAADLPNQPTAPFLGKAATKPVAQLLLAKAYLTRGWLNNTAADFTQAASICADIIANKSTYGLDLWQDYGDAFVPANDYGKETMFVSDHMLDPKYGYYKVGAAEGGGAANNLTPWFTNWNYPNNSGINSFKSAAGAYVNSGTSLMIRDSQYGRPYTRMRPNSYKWPSGTNTGKNYFLDQAFTRRDVDSRFINSFYTVYISNTSVTNTPTAANNKRGIGYTTVVGADTAVWLPDFEVEGAPQFIGTRPFKGLVVPPSLWDNGIFPALKKFMDPSRGANFNDPSTRPGVLYRFSDVYLTGAEAYLKAGDATKAATLLNVVRQRSAYRKTNTAAQNAAAATAMTITADDVTVDFILDERTRELFGEWQRWHDLVRTRSLVRRVKAWNPEAAPYIQDFHMLRPIPQTQIDRVVDGPKFPQNPGY, encoded by the coding sequence ATGAAGACAATAAAAGTTTGGTCCATACTTGGCCTGGTAGCCTTATTCAACCTGGGCTGCGAAAAAATATTACAGGAGAATCCGCAATCCCAAATTGTCCCTTCCTATTTCAATAGTCCGTCTGGCGTTTTAGGTGGTATTGCTGGTGTTTACAACGACATCCGGGGCCAGTGGGGTACGGAAGGATTCACGGTAGAAATGCAGGCTGGCACCGATGAGTTTCTACAGGGGGCCAGTAGTGGAGGAGTTCCACCCTATACCTATAATGGGCTGAACGGGAGTAACTTCGGTTCGGCCTGGGGTGTCGCTTTTCAGGACATCAACACGTTGAACGGCGTACTTAAATATGGCCAAACGATCGATCTGCCGGAGGCCACCCGCAAGCAGTACCTGGCGCAGGCCAAGTTTTTACGGGCGTTCTGGTACTTTTATCTGGTGCAGACCTGGGGCGATGTGCCGCTCAGTACGGAATTTATAACCACCCCGTCTCAGGCAGCTTCCCGTCAACCAGTGGCTCAGGTGTATGAGTTAATTATCAAGGACCTGACCGAATCAGCCGCTGATTTACCCAACCAGCCCACAGCCCCATTTTTGGGTAAAGCCGCTACCAAACCCGTAGCGCAACTGCTGCTGGCCAAGGCCTATCTGACCCGTGGATGGCTCAACAATACGGCTGCTGATTTTACGCAGGCGGCTTCGATCTGTGCTGACATTATTGCCAATAAATCAACCTACGGCCTCGATCTATGGCAGGATTACGGGGATGCGTTTGTGCCCGCTAACGACTATGGGAAAGAGACCATGTTTGTCAGCGATCACATGCTCGACCCGAAATATGGCTATTATAAGGTAGGCGCTGCCGAAGGTGGTGGAGCTGCCAATAATCTCACCCCCTGGTTTACGAACTGGAATTACCCCAACAATAGCGGTATCAATTCCTTCAAAAGTGCTGCGGGAGCCTATGTAAATAGTGGCACCTCGTTAATGATCCGGGATTCGCAGTATGGACGGCCTTATACCCGTATGCGCCCGAATAGCTACAAATGGCCTTCCGGTACTAATACCGGGAAGAATTACTTCCTGGATCAGGCATTTACCAGGCGGGATGTGGATTCGCGATTTATAAATTCATTCTACACGGTTTATATTTCCAATACGTCTGTTACCAATACGCCTACGGCTGCCAATAATAAACGGGGCATCGGTTATACGACTGTGGTAGGGGCGGATACGGCCGTTTGGTTGCCCGACTTTGAAGTAGAAGGCGCGCCACAGTTCATTGGTACAAGACCCTTTAAAGGGCTTGTTGTACCGCCCAGCTTATGGGACAATGGCATTTTTCCAGCTCTGAAGAAATTCATGGACCCCAGCCGGGGTGCCAATTTCAATGACCCATCGACCCGCCCTGGTGTGCTGTACCGTTTTTCGGATGTGTACCTGACAGGGGCCGAAGCCTACCTGAAAGCAGGTGATGCCACAAAAGCAGCTACGCTACTCAATGTGGTTCGCCAGCGGTCTGCTTACCGCAAAACGAACACGGCGGCTCAAAATGCAGCGGCTGCAACGGCCATGACGATTACTGCCGACGACGTAACGGTAGACTTCATTCTGGATGAGCGAACCCGCGAATTGTTTGGCGAATGGCAACGCTGGCACGATCTGGTTCGTACCCGTTCGCTGGTGCGTCGTGTAAAAGCCTGGAATCCGGAAGCGGCTCCTTATATTCAGGATTTTCATATGCTGAGGC